In the genome of Streptomyces collinus, one region contains:
- the efeU gene encoding iron uptake transporter permease EfeU, protein MFSNYLIGLREGLEASLVVCILIAYLVKTDRRDALKPIWAGIAVALALALGFGCALEFGSQELTFQAQEALGGSLSILAVGLVTWMVFWMRRTARHLKSELHGRLDAALAMGTGALVATAFLAVGREGLETALFVWASVHAASDGTPRPLLGVALGLLTAVLLGWLFYRGALRINLAKFFTWTGGMLVVVAAGVLAYGFHDLQEADFLPGLTDKAFDISGTIPPDSWYGTLLKGILNFQPDPTTLQVTVWLLYLIPTLALFLAPTRTTAPTPVRDKA, encoded by the coding sequence GTGTTCTCCAACTACCTGATCGGTCTGCGCGAGGGCCTGGAGGCGAGCCTCGTCGTCTGCATCCTCATCGCCTACCTGGTCAAGACGGACCGCAGGGACGCCCTGAAGCCGATCTGGGCCGGCATAGCCGTCGCGCTCGCCCTCGCGCTGGGCTTCGGCTGCGCCCTCGAATTCGGCTCCCAGGAGCTGACGTTCCAGGCGCAGGAGGCGCTCGGCGGCTCGCTGTCGATCCTCGCGGTGGGACTGGTGACGTGGATGGTGTTCTGGATGCGCCGCACCGCCCGTCACCTCAAGTCGGAGCTGCACGGCAGGCTGGACGCCGCGCTGGCGATGGGCACGGGCGCGCTGGTCGCCACGGCCTTCCTCGCGGTGGGCCGGGAGGGTCTGGAAACGGCCCTGTTCGTCTGGGCGTCGGTCCACGCGGCGAGCGACGGCACGCCGCGTCCCCTGCTCGGCGTCGCCCTGGGCCTCCTCACGGCGGTCCTCCTGGGCTGGCTGTTCTACCGGGGCGCGCTGCGCATCAACCTGGCCAAGTTCTTCACGTGGACCGGCGGCATGCTGGTGGTCGTCGCGGCCGGCGTCCTGGCCTACGGTTTCCACGACCTCCAGGAGGCCGACTTCCTGCCCGGCCTCACCGACAAGGCCTTCGACATCTCCGGCACGATTCCTCCGGACAGCTGGTACGGCACGCTCCTCAAGGGCATCCTCAACTTCCAGCCCGACCCCACGACACTCCAAGTCACGGTGTGGCTCCTGTACTTGATCCCGACCCTGGCCTTGTTCCTGGCACCGACCCGGACGACGGCCCCAACTCCGGTCCGCGACAAGGCGTGA
- a CDS encoding bifunctional DNA primase/polymerase: MSAEFGGRSGLQGKLTQWLRAGRRPKETAGDGGREALLLAAAEAGLPLAPAAHPAAGYRCSCDRVGCPTPARHPVSFAWQTQSTTDRGQIERWARHQPQANFITATGMVHDVLDVPLDAGRDALERLLAAGVEVGPVAESDDGRLLFFTLTRGTPEDEDEWWPCELDCHPETADEHPGLRWHCRGSYVLVPPALLPGEDRAVRWVRGPEHALPDPLSLLEVLTEVCARYIGEDADHSAGAGWPLRH; the protein is encoded by the coding sequence ATGAGCGCGGAGTTCGGCGGCCGGAGCGGCCTGCAGGGCAAACTCACCCAGTGGCTGCGCGCCGGGCGCCGGCCGAAGGAGACCGCCGGGGACGGCGGCCGTGAGGCCCTGCTGCTCGCCGCCGCCGAGGCGGGACTGCCCCTCGCGCCCGCGGCCCACCCGGCGGCCGGGTACCGCTGCTCCTGCGACCGGGTCGGCTGTCCCACCCCCGCCCGGCACCCGGTGTCCTTCGCCTGGCAGACGCAGTCGACCACCGACCGCGGCCAGATCGAGCGCTGGGCCCGCCACCAGCCGCAGGCCAACTTCATCACCGCGACCGGCATGGTGCACGACGTCCTCGACGTGCCCCTCGATGCCGGTCGCGACGCGTTGGAGCGGCTGCTCGCCGCCGGCGTCGAGGTCGGGCCGGTCGCCGAGAGCGACGACGGCCGCCTCCTCTTCTTCACGCTCACCCGCGGCACTCCCGAGGACGAGGACGAGTGGTGGCCGTGCGAACTGGACTGCCACCCCGAGACGGCGGACGAACACCCCGGGCTGCGCTGGCACTGCCGGGGCTCCTACGTCCTTGTGCCGCCGGCGCTGCTGCCCGGTGAGGACCGGGCGGTGCGGTGGGTGCGCGGGCCGGAGCACGCGCTGCCGGATCCGCTGAGCCTGCTGGAGGTGCTCACGGAGGTCTGTGCGCGCTACATCGGTGAGGACGCGGACCACTCCGCAGGGGCGGGCTGGCCCCTGCGGCACTGA
- a CDS encoding glycerophosphodiester phosphodiesterase — MVTWIALTGLASAASVVSLTLTGPGGRAPAPLEWGAGPLTVAALPRITYVAHRGGAREVPENSMAGLTTAYERGTAQVLDFDTRLLRDGTPVVFHDETLNRTTYLGGAVGGLDAREWRGVRLRPKDRLPGSWRSERPPTVAEVLDRFGGRIVLMLEAKDPRSLDRLAELIRARGLTRSVFVNSNDPEVARRVHRLGLLAQLWRSAQQLRTDRPERWRSFVDLLDVDHRARDADLVRAVNSGIARVWAHTVLTDTQRDRVLALGCGGVITDAPGRLARAAQRGARP; from the coding sequence ATGGTCACATGGATCGCGCTGACGGGTCTGGCCTCCGCGGCTTCCGTGGTCTCGCTGACCCTCACGGGCCCCGGCGGCCGTGCCCCGGCCCCACTGGAGTGGGGCGCGGGCCCGCTGACCGTGGCGGCCCTGCCCCGGATCACCTACGTCGCGCACCGTGGCGGCGCCCGTGAGGTACCCGAGAACAGCATGGCGGGGCTGACGACCGCCTACGAGCGCGGGACGGCGCAGGTGCTGGACTTCGACACGCGGCTGCTGCGCGACGGCACGCCGGTGGTGTTCCACGACGAGACCCTGAACCGCACCACCTACCTGGGCGGCGCGGTGGGCGGCCTGGACGCCCGGGAGTGGCGGGGCGTACGGCTGCGCCCGAAGGACAGGCTGCCGGGGAGCTGGCGGTCGGAGCGGCCGCCGACGGTCGCCGAGGTGCTGGATCGTTTCGGCGGGCGGATCGTGCTGATGCTGGAGGCGAAGGATCCGCGGAGCCTGGACCGGCTGGCCGAGCTGATCCGGGCCCGCGGCCTGACCCGCTCGGTGTTCGTGAACTCCAACGACCCCGAGGTCGCCCGGCGCGTCCACCGCCTCGGGCTGCTCGCTCAGTTGTGGCGCTCGGCGCAGCAGCTCCGCACGGACCGCCCGGAACGCTGGCGGTCGTTCGTGGATCTGCTCGACGTGGACCACCGGGCGCGCGACGCGGACCTGGTGCGGGCGGTGAACTCGGGGATCGCCCGGGTGTGGGCGCACACCGTGCTGACGGACACGCAGCGGGACCGGGTGCTGGCGCTGGGCTGCGGCGGCGTGATCACGGACGCGCCGGGGCGCCTGGCCCGGGCCGCTCAGCGCGGGGCCAGGCCGTGA
- a CDS encoding TetR/AcrR family transcriptional regulator: protein MAAQKSAQPAPGKHAPDSARRSEKSRRAIYDAALALVVEAGYPKTTIEGIAARAGVGKQTIYRWWSSKADVLMEAFLDLAERSAPDAGPESYTFPDTGDIAADLKLVLRATVDELRDPRFEAPSRALAAEGVVNEQLGRELVAKLMQPSLDLYITRLRAAQEAGQVRPEIDPRIALEFFVSPLAQRWLQHTGPISYEYTDTLVDYALHGLAPR, encoded by the coding sequence ATGGCCGCCCAGAAATCCGCCCAGCCCGCCCCCGGCAAGCACGCCCCCGACTCCGCCCGGCGCAGCGAGAAGTCCCGCCGCGCCATCTACGACGCCGCCCTCGCGCTCGTCGTCGAGGCCGGCTACCCGAAGACCACCATCGAGGGCATCGCCGCCCGCGCCGGTGTCGGCAAGCAGACGATCTACCGATGGTGGTCGTCCAAGGCGGACGTCCTGATGGAGGCCTTCCTCGACCTGGCCGAACGGTCCGCGCCGGACGCCGGGCCGGAGTCGTACACCTTCCCGGACACCGGGGACATCGCCGCCGACCTCAAGCTCGTCCTGCGCGCCACCGTCGACGAACTGCGCGACCCGAGGTTCGAGGCGCCCTCCCGCGCGCTGGCCGCCGAGGGCGTCGTCAACGAGCAGCTCGGGCGCGAGCTCGTGGCGAAGCTGATGCAGCCCTCACTCGACCTCTACATCACCCGGCTGCGCGCCGCGCAGGAAGCCGGCCAGGTGCGGCCCGAGATCGACCCGCGCATCGCCCTGGAGTTCTTCGTCTCCCCGCTCGCCCAGCGCTGGCTCCAGCACACCGGCCCCATCTCCTACGAGTACACCGACACCCTCGTCGACTACGCCCTTCACGGCCTGGCCCCGCGCTGA
- a CDS encoding DUF6243 family protein, which yields MARGGAGNMLGVGGSRRNLGRTALRGGGRGGRIGGGLDPQAQKRELLRKLQEKRQQREGREEGTAGEVS from the coding sequence ATGGCCCGAGGCGGAGCCGGAAACATGCTGGGTGTCGGCGGATCGCGCAGGAACCTCGGCCGCACGGCGCTGCGCGGCGGCGGCCGGGGCGGCCGGATCGGCGGCGGTCTCGACCCGCAGGCACAGAAGCGCGAACTGCTGCGCAAGCTCCAGGAGAAACGACAGCAGCGGGAGGGGCGGGAGGAGGGCACGGCCGGCGAGGTGTCGTGA
- a CDS encoding S28 family serine protease yields MTAWTRRRLLTSAAATALPAAGLATAAAPPARAAAATARTGDADVADALRALPAVRLIEERQDAGPGYRHFVLGLRQPVDHTNPAAGTFEQRLTLLHTAADRPTVLFSTGYTAVLTPRLTEPAVLLGANQLQVEHRYFGASRPAEPGYAHLTIRQAADDHHRVVRLFRRIYPGAWISTGGSKGGMASVYHRRFHPHDVNGTVVYSAPNNTDDRDDRAYLRFLETVGTPAAREAQRTAQRAILLRRAEMAARYEAWAAAANDTFRLVGGADRALEIAVLRAPFMFWQRGTPADVAAIPGPGATDGELYTWLDDTAGLELYADTTARNYIPYWYQIGTQLGYGGFPTAHLAGLLRHPGAAEPRSFVPRDVPLRFDRAAMPDIDRWVRRRGSRLLFLYGTQDPSVAEHFRPGGPDSRVLWVPGGNHGADLADLSPADRTAAEDTLARWAGQEYFTHTLGT; encoded by the coding sequence ATGACCGCATGGACCAGACGACGGCTGCTCACCTCGGCGGCGGCCACGGCCCTCCCGGCGGCGGGCCTCGCCACCGCGGCGGCGCCGCCCGCGCGGGCGGCGGCAGCGACGGCCCGCACCGGGGACGCCGACGTGGCCGACGCCTTACGGGCCCTGCCCGCAGTGCGTCTGATCGAGGAGCGGCAGGACGCCGGACCGGGGTACCGGCACTTCGTCCTGGGCCTGCGCCAGCCGGTCGACCACACGAACCCCGCCGCGGGCACCTTCGAGCAGCGCCTCACCCTGCTCCACACCGCCGCCGACCGCCCCACCGTGCTGTTCAGCACGGGCTACACCGCGGTCCTCACCCCACGGCTGACCGAACCGGCCGTGCTGCTCGGCGCCAACCAACTCCAGGTCGAGCACCGCTACTTCGGCGCCTCACGTCCGGCGGAACCCGGCTACGCCCACCTCACGATCCGCCAGGCCGCCGACGACCACCACCGCGTCGTGCGGCTCTTCCGCCGGATCTACCCCGGCGCGTGGATCTCCACCGGCGGCAGCAAGGGCGGCATGGCGAGCGTCTACCACCGGCGTTTCCATCCCCACGACGTGAACGGCACGGTGGTCTACTCGGCCCCGAACAACACCGACGACCGCGACGACCGCGCGTATCTCCGCTTCCTGGAGACGGTCGGCACCCCCGCGGCCCGGGAGGCCCAGCGGACGGCCCAGCGGGCGATCCTGCTGCGCCGGGCCGAGATGGCCGCCCGCTACGAGGCCTGGGCGGCCGCCGCCAACGACACCTTCCGGCTCGTCGGCGGCGCCGACAGGGCGCTCGAAATCGCCGTCCTGCGCGCGCCGTTCATGTTCTGGCAGCGCGGCACACCGGCCGACGTCGCGGCGATCCCCGGCCCCGGCGCGACGGACGGCGAGCTGTACACCTGGCTGGACGACACGGCGGGCCTGGAGCTGTACGCCGACACGACCGCCCGGAACTACATCCCGTACTGGTACCAGATCGGCACCCAGCTCGGTTACGGCGGCTTCCCCACCGCGCACCTCGCCGGCCTGCTCCGCCACCCGGGCGCCGCCGAGCCGCGCAGTTTCGTCCCCCGGGACGTCCCCCTGCGCTTCGACCGGGCAGCGATGCCCGACATCGACCGCTGGGTCCGGCGGCGCGGCAGCCGGCTGCTGTTCCTCTACGGCACCCAGGACCCGTCGGTGGCCGAGCACTTCCGCCCCGGGGGCCCGGACTCACGGGTGCTGTGGGTGCCGGGCGGGAACCACGGGGCCGACCTCGCGGACCTGTCCCCCGCCGACCGGACGGCGGCGGAGGACACGCTGGCCCGCTGGGCGGGTCAGGAGTACTTCACGCACACGTTGGGCACGTAG
- a CDS encoding small ribosomal subunit Rsm22 family protein gives MNAPAPPAENLRAALAGLLDGLPPRQASQAVERLIASYRGATPTDAPILRDRADVAAYAAYRMPATFEAVRAALEAFADAVPAWAPGGHTDLGGGTGAAAWAVNAVWGGERPVTVLDWAEPALALGREIAAANPELRDVRWQRSRIGPALTLDSTDLVTVSYVLNELTAADRTALVDAAAAAAQAVVIVEPGTPDGYARLIEARDRLITTGFRIAAPCPHSAACPIAPGTDWCHFSARVSRSSLHRQVKGGSLAYEDEKFAYVAAARFPVEPAANRVVRRPQIRKGQVLLDLCESEPSLRRTTVTKRHGDLYKAARDADWGDAWPPS, from the coding sequence GTGAACGCCCCCGCACCCCCGGCTGAAAACCTCCGTGCCGCTCTTGCCGGTCTGCTCGACGGGCTGCCGCCCCGGCAGGCCTCGCAGGCGGTCGAGCGGCTGATCGCCAGCTACCGGGGGGCCACCCCGACCGACGCTCCCATCCTCCGGGACCGGGCCGACGTCGCCGCCTACGCCGCCTACCGGATGCCCGCGACCTTCGAGGCCGTACGCGCCGCGCTGGAGGCGTTCGCGGACGCCGTGCCCGCGTGGGCGCCGGGCGGGCACACCGACCTCGGCGGGGGCACGGGCGCCGCCGCCTGGGCCGTGAACGCGGTCTGGGGCGGGGAGCGGCCCGTCACCGTGCTCGACTGGGCCGAGCCCGCGCTCGCCCTGGGGCGGGAGATCGCCGCGGCCAACCCGGAGCTGCGGGACGTACGCTGGCAGCGCTCCCGGATCGGACCGGCGCTCACCCTCGACAGCACGGACCTCGTCACCGTCTCCTACGTCCTCAACGAGCTGACCGCCGCCGACCGCACCGCCCTCGTCGACGCCGCCGCGGCCGCCGCACAGGCCGTCGTGATCGTCGAGCCCGGCACCCCCGACGGCTACGCCCGGCTCATCGAGGCCCGCGACCGGCTGATCACGACCGGTTTCCGCATCGCCGCCCCCTGCCCGCACAGCGCCGCCTGCCCCATCGCCCCCGGCACGGACTGGTGCCACTTCTCCGCCCGGGTCAGCCGCTCCTCCCTGCACCGCCAGGTCAAGGGCGGCTCCCTCGCCTACGAGGACGAGAAGTTCGCCTACGTCGCCGCTGCCCGCTTCCCCGTCGAACCGGCTGCCAACCGGGTCGTCCGGCGCCCTCAGATCCGCAAGGGCCAAGTCCTCCTCGACCTGTGCGAGAGCGAACCGTCCCTGCGCCGGACCACCGTCACCAAGCGCCACGGCGACCTGTACAAGGCCGCGCGGGACGCCGACTGGGGAGACGCCTGGCCGCCCTCCTGA
- a CDS encoding serine hydrolase domain-containing protein — MPTLEEGQQPPERGRSSQLSAPRLRDGTPERAGLDPAELRHLVREVHVLTTGQRPWAPGAVLVVGRGPVIAVEEAAGWAVRYAAYDPEADAGVELPREDRVPMTVGTPFDLASLTKLFTSVAAVQQIERGTLGIDAKVGAYLPDFTAAARHGITVRQLLTHTSGLRPELPLYDYADDAQRLAALQAEPPVGVPGTYCYSDLNMLLLQYVLERVTGRTLDVLVHDGITRPLGMTATDFGPCPGAAATEDQRRPWAKADRGMLRGEVHDENAWALGGVAGHAGLFSTGRDLAVFCRTLLAGGSYGPARILGPDFVELLFTPPGLGFSLDQPWFMGDLAGRGAAGHTGFTGTSLVLDPATDTFLILLTNAVHPRRRHPDSAPRAAAASRVARAVR, encoded by the coding sequence GTGCCGACCCTGGAAGAAGGACAGCAGCCGCCCGAGCGTGGAAGGAGCAGTCAGCTGAGCGCACCCAGACTGCGCGACGGCACGCCGGAACGGGCCGGACTCGACCCCGCGGAGCTGCGTCACCTCGTCCGGGAGGTCCACGTCCTGACCACGGGGCAGCGCCCCTGGGCGCCCGGAGCCGTCCTGGTCGTCGGACGCGGCCCGGTGATCGCGGTGGAGGAGGCCGCGGGGTGGGCCGTGCGCTACGCGGCCTACGACCCCGAGGCCGACGCCGGGGTGGAACTGCCCCGCGAGGACCGGGTCCCGATGACCGTCGGCACGCCCTTCGACCTGGCATCCCTCACGAAACTGTTCACGTCCGTGGCCGCCGTGCAGCAGATCGAGCGCGGCACGCTCGGCATCGACGCGAAGGTCGGGGCGTACCTGCCCGACTTCACGGCGGCCGCCCGGCACGGCATCACCGTGCGGCAGCTGCTCACCCACACGTCGGGGCTGCGGCCCGAACTGCCCCTCTACGACTACGCCGACGACGCGCAGCGGCTCGCCGCGCTCCAGGCGGAGCCGCCGGTCGGGGTCCCGGGCACGTACTGCTACTCCGACCTCAACATGCTCCTCCTCCAGTACGTCCTGGAGCGCGTCACCGGCCGCACGCTCGACGTCCTCGTCCACGACGGCATCACCCGGCCGCTGGGCATGACGGCGACGGACTTCGGGCCCTGCCCGGGTGCCGCGGCGACGGAGGACCAGCGGCGGCCGTGGGCGAAGGCGGACCGGGGGATGCTGCGGGGCGAGGTCCACGACGAGAACGCCTGGGCCCTCGGGGGCGTGGCCGGCCACGCGGGCCTGTTCTCCACCGGCCGGGACCTCGCGGTGTTCTGCCGCACCCTCCTCGCCGGCGGTTCCTACGGCCCGGCCCGTATCCTCGGCCCCGACTTCGTCGAGCTCCTCTTCACCCCGCCGGGCCTCGGCTTCTCCCTCGACCAGCCCTGGTTCATGGGCGACCTGGCGGGCCGCGGCGCGGCGGGCCACACGGGCTTCACCGGCACGTCCCTCGTCCTCGACCCGGCCACGGACACGTTCCTGATCCTCCTCACCAACGCGGTCCACCCACGCCGCCGCCACCCGGACAGCGCACCGAGAGCGGCAGCGGCGTCACGGGTGGCACGGGCGGTGCGGTGA
- a CDS encoding multidrug effflux MFS transporter — protein sequence MPEGGASISKTAQEASDTEREAAAGTERPDRTPHRRTGLLVTFLLGSLTAVPPLAMDMYLPSLPQVTRSLHAPAATVQLTLTACLAGMALGQLVVGPMSDRWGRRRPLLAGLAVFVVATVLCALAPTVELLVAFRLAQGLAGAAAIVIARAVVRDLYDGMAMARFFSTLMLISGVAPIVAPLIGGQVLRVTDWRGVFAVLTVIGVLIGVLVWARLPETLAPAERHSGGVGEALRSMRGLLADRSFAGYTLAGGFAFASLFAYISASPFVIQEIYGASPQTFSLLFGVNSVGLVLVGQINGKVLVGRVSLDRVLGIGLAIVITAATALLLMSLGVFGEVGLVPVAAALFVLMSAMGITLPNTQALALMRTKHAAGSASALLGTTSFLIGAIASPLVGVAGEDTAVPMAVVQLAAALVALACFMGMCRPWKKDSSRPSVEGAVS from the coding sequence ATGCCCGAGGGCGGGGCGTCCATATCGAAGACCGCGCAGGAGGCATCGGACACCGAGCGGGAGGCCGCAGCCGGGACGGAGCGGCCCGACCGCACCCCGCACCGCCGCACCGGGCTCCTGGTCACCTTCCTCCTCGGAAGCCTGACCGCCGTGCCCCCGCTGGCGATGGACATGTACCTCCCGTCCCTGCCGCAGGTCACCCGCTCCCTGCACGCCCCCGCCGCGACCGTCCAGCTCACCCTCACGGCCTGCCTGGCCGGCATGGCGCTCGGGCAGCTCGTGGTCGGGCCGATGAGCGACCGGTGGGGGCGCCGCCGTCCGCTGCTCGCCGGGCTCGCCGTCTTCGTCGTCGCGACCGTCCTGTGCGCGCTCGCCCCCACCGTCGAGCTGCTGGTGGCCTTCCGGCTGGCCCAGGGCCTCGCGGGGGCGGCCGCCATAGTGATCGCCCGGGCCGTCGTCCGCGACCTCTACGACGGCATGGCCATGGCCCGCTTCTTCTCCACCCTCATGCTGATCTCCGGCGTCGCCCCGATCGTGGCGCCGCTGATCGGCGGGCAGGTCCTGCGCGTCACGGACTGGCGGGGCGTGTTCGCCGTCCTCACGGTCATCGGCGTGCTGATCGGGGTCCTGGTGTGGGCACGGCTGCCCGAGACGCTGGCGCCCGCCGAGCGGCACAGCGGCGGCGTCGGCGAGGCCCTGCGCTCGATGCGCGGCCTGCTCGCCGACCGCTCCTTCGCCGGCTACACCCTCGCCGGCGGCTTCGCCTTCGCCTCCCTGTTCGCCTACATCTCGGCCTCCCCGTTCGTCATCCAGGAGATCTACGGCGCCTCCCCGCAGACGTTCAGCCTGCTGTTCGGCGTCAACTCCGTCGGGCTGGTCCTCGTCGGCCAGATCAACGGCAAGGTCCTGGTCGGCCGGGTCAGCCTCGACCGGGTGCTGGGCATCGGCCTCGCGATCGTCATCACCGCCGCGACCGCGCTGCTGCTGATGTCCCTGGGCGTCTTCGGCGAGGTCGGACTCGTGCCCGTCGCCGCGGCGCTGTTCGTGCTGATGTCCGCGATGGGCATCACCCTGCCCAACACCCAGGCCCTCGCCCTGATGCGCACCAAGCACGCCGCCGGTTCGGCGTCGGCCCTGCTCGGCACCACCTCGTTCCTCATCGGCGCGATCGCCTCCCCGCTCGTCGGCGTCGCCGGGGAGGACACCGCCGTCCCGATGGCCGTCGTCCAACTGGCCGCCGCACTGGTGGCACTTGCCTGCTTCATGGGAATGTGCCGACCCTGGAAGAAGGACAGCAGCCGCCCGAGCGTGGAAGGAGCAGTCAGCTGA
- a CDS encoding Gfo/Idh/MocA family protein yields MTADTVRWGILATGGIAGAFTADLIDLPDAEVVAVASRSQASAKAFAERFGIPRAYGDWNALAQDEDIDVVYVATPHTAHRTAAGLCLAAGRHVLCEKPFTLNVGEAEELVALAREHGRFLMEAMWMYCNPLVRRLKALVDDGVIGEVRSVQADFGLAGPFPPSHRLRNPELGGGALLDLGVYPVSFAQLLLGEPSDVVARAVLSEEGVDLQTAAVLSFDSGALGSVHCSIVGGTATSASVTGSKGRIDIPHGFFFPDRFVLHRDGRDAEEFTADPADGPRNSMRHEALEVMRAVRAGETESPLVPLDGTLAVMRTLDAIRGRVGVRYPDETGEPELTLA; encoded by the coding sequence ATGACGGCGGACACGGTGCGGTGGGGGATCCTGGCGACCGGCGGGATAGCGGGCGCGTTCACGGCGGATCTGATCGACCTGCCCGACGCGGAGGTCGTGGCCGTGGCGTCGCGGTCTCAGGCGTCGGCGAAGGCGTTCGCGGAGCGGTTCGGGATCCCCCGGGCCTACGGCGACTGGAACGCCCTCGCGCAGGACGAGGACATCGATGTCGTCTACGTCGCCACCCCGCACACGGCGCACCGGACCGCCGCCGGGCTGTGTCTCGCGGCCGGGCGGCACGTGCTGTGCGAGAAGCCCTTCACGCTGAACGTGGGCGAGGCGGAGGAACTCGTCGCGCTGGCGCGGGAGCACGGCCGCTTCCTGATGGAAGCGATGTGGATGTACTGCAACCCGCTGGTACGGCGGCTCAAGGCCCTCGTCGACGACGGGGTGATCGGCGAGGTGCGCAGCGTCCAGGCCGACTTCGGGCTGGCCGGCCCGTTCCCGCCCTCGCACCGGCTGCGCAACCCGGAGCTGGGCGGCGGCGCGCTGCTCGATCTGGGCGTGTATCCGGTGTCGTTCGCGCAGCTGCTGCTCGGGGAGCCGTCGGACGTCGTGGCGCGGGCGGTGCTCTCCGAGGAGGGTGTCGACCTCCAGACGGCGGCGGTGCTCTCCTTCGACAGCGGCGCGCTCGGTTCGGTGCACTGCTCCATCGTGGGCGGTACGGCGACCTCCGCGTCGGTCACCGGCTCCAAGGGCCGGATCGACATCCCGCACGGATTCTTCTTCCCGGACCGTTTCGTCCTGCATCGGGACGGCCGTGACGCCGAGGAGTTCACCGCCGACCCGGCGGACGGCCCGCGCAACAGCATGCGCCACGAGGCGCTGGAGGTCATGCGGGCGGTGCGCGCCGGCGAGACGGAGTCCCCGCTGGTGCCGCTGGACGGCACGCTCGCCGTGATGCGGACGCTCGACGCGATCCGGGGCCGCGTCGGCGTCCGCTACCCCGACGAGACGGGCGAGCCGGAACTCACGCTCGCCTGA
- a CDS encoding SDR family oxidoreductase, which translates to MNAKDNAIAVVTGAGSGIGRAVAVELLRTGWSVALAGRRAETLEETAALAPGAASLTVRTDVSRPEDVSALFAATVERFGRVDLLFNNAGTFGPGGVPVEELPFEAWRHVVDTNLNGAFLCAQAAYRQMKEQDPQGGRIINNGSISAHTPRPMSVAYTATKHALTGLTKSLSLDGRPYGIAVGQIDIGNAATDMTSRMQTGALQANGEVAPEPVMDVADVARTVRHMAELPLEANVQFATVLATAMPYIGRG; encoded by the coding sequence ATGAATGCCAAGGACAATGCGATCGCGGTGGTGACCGGGGCGGGTTCCGGCATCGGCCGGGCGGTCGCCGTGGAACTGCTGCGCACGGGCTGGTCGGTGGCGCTGGCGGGCCGGCGCGCGGAGACACTGGAGGAGACGGCGGCCCTGGCACCCGGGGCCGCGTCTCTGACGGTGCGCACGGACGTCTCCCGCCCCGAGGACGTGAGCGCCCTGTTCGCCGCGACCGTCGAGCGCTTCGGCCGGGTCGACCTGCTGTTCAACAACGCCGGCACGTTCGGCCCCGGCGGCGTCCCGGTCGAGGAACTGCCCTTCGAGGCCTGGCGGCACGTGGTGGACACCAACCTCAACGGGGCGTTCCTGTGCGCGCAGGCGGCGTACCGGCAGATGAAGGAGCAGGACCCGCAGGGCGGCCGGATCATCAACAACGGCTCCATCTCCGCGCACACGCCCCGCCCGATGTCGGTGGCCTACACGGCGACCAAGCACGCGCTGACGGGCCTGACGAAGTCCCTCTCCCTGGACGGGCGGCCGTACGGGATCGCCGTCGGGCAGATCGACATCGGCAACGCCGCCACCGACATGACGTCCCGTATGCAGACGGGAGCGCTCCAGGCGAACGGGGAAGTCGCCCCGGAACCGGTGATGGACGTCGCGGACGTGGCCCGCACGGTGCGGCACATGGCGGAGCTGCCGCTGGAGGCGAACGTGCAGTTCGCGACCGTACTGGCGACGGCGATGCCGTACATCGGACGCGGCTGA